Part of the Amblyomma americanum isolate KBUSLIRL-KWMA chromosome 7, ASM5285725v1, whole genome shotgun sequence genome, TAGCTACCTATATTTTAGCTGGACACACCTCTGGCGACAAACACGTGTTTAAGAGGTGAGGGAGAATTGGTGCAGTGATGTCGGCCACACGCTTGACAGGCCACATCGAGTTACCACCGATAGCGAAGTTGCTAGAATCATTCACATTTTTTATTAACTTTGTGTCAAGCACAATCACTTTGATACTAGTGCTTTCTGAATTGTGAACCCACAGAGGGCCCACACTATGTAACTCTATGGAGAGGAAGCAAGCTGTAAAGCACATTCCTCACAGGGCACATTGAGACTAGGCAGCACGTTTACAGCAGAGAAACTGGTTGCGAAGTATAGTAACAAATGAACACCAAGTTTATCGATCCCCTAAATCTGGCACAGATCTAAAAAGTCATGCAGACTGAGAAAACCAGTGACTACTGGGGCTAATTAGCAGTAAAATGTGATGGCAAAATGAACTGCCTGGAAGCAACAAAGACAAATGCAGATTTGCAGCAGCTTACTCGAGTACTTGCTATAAATTTTTGTAAGCAAACAGGGATAAGGGTGATGTTTAGTTTGGTTAATGCCCAGGTGGCCTCACCATAGAGTGCGGGCTTTCAGGTAAGCTGTACGGAGATTGGTTAGTTTATAAATGAATGAGCGATTTCAACAGGAGGCGACAACAAAACAGTTAATGGATAGCAAACTACAATACGGTGGAATCTTGATATTGATGATACAATGACGGTTCATATGAATTTCGGGATGATGTGAATTCACGAAATTCACTGGCCAAAGTGCATTGCATATGTGTGAAGAATTTTGGGTGCTCCAAATGCTCTCCTACGCTATTGCAGATGATACGAATGTGCAGCTGCAACTGTAACCTCGAGCACTAAGTGCTGCCTGCACATCACCGACACGACCACTAGACTCTCAGTGCACACTGTAGGCAGTGCGCGGCGGCACGCGGCCATAAATAGATCCCGTTAGCCATACACAGATCTGCATGCATGCATTTCTCGTACTTCTGCGCATGGGTTTTGCTCATTCTGGATGACACAAATATTTCTCGCGATCCTGTGAGATTCGTGTCATCGAGATTCTAATGTAGTTATGTGTTCGTTACATGCAAAAGTACAAAAACATAAAGGTACCAAGGTTACAGTACACTGAAACTACAATGCCATGTACGACATCGCTCAGCCCAAAAGTCATCATGGTATTGCGCTAGCTCATTATTAGCACATGCACAGCACCGTCAAGCAACCATGGGAGCAAGTGCATTATCGCAGCTGTGAACATTCGCAAATCATTCTCCAGTCACCCCATCCCCTCAAGCGCACAGCTCGCCCGCTCATGATTTTGTCCCAGTGACAAGTAACTGGTTTCCCCTTCGCCAGACAAGGGAGGTCGGTGTAGTGAGCAGGTGTCACTCCTGGTTCATGGTGGAAGCAAGGCTACATCTTGAAGGGAGCAGTCACTGTGTGTGCACACCCTTTTCACAAGCGGTGCATCTTCATGCCTGCTTGCACAAAGTATCAAACTATCTGACTAGAGCTAGGTCACTAGAAAAACCCCTGGCAAACAGGTCACTGAACAGAATCGATGCTCAGCATCACAGGGTCCATGCACAGCTGTTATAATTTACTGTGAGGGTTCAGCACAGAAGCTTAGTGCTAGTACTACAGTAAGCTAATGTTTTTGCACTTATCCTTTATAGTGCTGTTCAGTTTTCACAGGAAATCAAAAAAGTGACAGTGGCCTCTCAACAAAACCCCTCAATTTACTACTCACTGGTTTTCATGTTCAAACTAAGCACTTCAGAACGTATTACAAAATGCACTTGTACAACCCCTTCAGGCATGCATTATGGTCTACTATGGGGAAAAATCTCTTAAAATTTTTGTGTGCTTAGAATCCCCTATttcacaaaaataaaatgaatggctCAGAAACTTTCAGAATTCACGCATACCACACTCTTCCATACCTGCAGAATTGCagccttattaaaaaaaaaaaaatttatgccCATTATTTTCTTTCATTCGAAGCTGTTTCTGCAACAAAAAATCAGTTGCAGTGTTTTTTAGTAAAACATTCCACTGCataagagaagaaagaagtgacAGCACCAAACAGTACAGTCGCAAGTATAGAACAATGACTGCACCGGAGCGGCAAAAACTGCACCGCACAGCTGGCGGGACGCCATGCATCGCAAACAGACCTGGCATTCTTGTTACCAGCACATTCGTAAGCGTAGCACGGAGCGCTGCTATCTGCCATTCGTGTGGCATGTCtttagtgctaatctttttttactcgcgactgtacttcGTTATGCCATGCAACTTGCAATGTCCATTTCTACTTCTGGTGGAAGaattctgggctagttggtgcatgatccaCGCTAACTTCTTGATTTGGAAAAGCTATTCTTATTTATGGACAAGAAGTAGCCCTGCCATTCTGTCCAGTTCAGATTTAAAATGTagccagcatcactgacttcCTGAAAGCAACGCTAGATGCTTCAAGAAAAAATTTGAGAAGTGGCAACCATAAACGTGGATGTCGTGCCACAAGGGGTTAGTTCACATTCAGCAAGCCAGTTGCCAAAATGAAAACTACAGCTATTAACTGGCAGTGCAGATCCCAAAACTCCACTGCTTAGTTTATgccggcccgccgcggtggctcagtggttagggcgctcgactactgatccggagttcccgggttcgaacccgaacgcggcgcggcggctgcgtttttatggaggcaaaacgctaaggcgcccgtgtgctgtgcgatgtcagtgcacgttaaagatccccaggtggtcgaaattattccggagccctccactacggcacctctctcttcctttcttctttcgctccctcctttacccttcccttacatttagacagatactgcgccatttcctttccccaaaaaccaattattattattattattattagtttatgCCCACCTCACTTTGGTGAAAACAAAAGTGCATATCTATACAAACTACACAGCAAGCTGAATAACCTTTGGCTTGTTCAGATTGTTCCCAAAAATCGTATCAAAATCTCCACTGGGGAAGTTAGTATTAATTGCTGACAGAACTCTCttctttcttcatctagtaatgCCTCTAAACGTAGCATATATCTAGTAagcaaataaatgcatctttccaCTCGTATGAAAATCACAAACACTATCAGCACCCTCAGTTGGCCCATCAAGATGCAGGTGTCATTATCAGTCGCGGTCACTCGCAGGCATAGTGTCAACACCTCTGCACCATCACCATTATTGGGTGCCTCATTCAAAGACAATGCAGATATTGTGACAGTGAAAACACCTTTATTGGCCTAAGTTTTATATTTACAGGCTCGCTACTCTCGCAACACAGCAGTGCAGTCAGCACTGTGTGCTCAACCTTCTAATGGGACCACTCACATCCTCGCCGTCTTGGGTGGCACCCATGGCTGAATCTTGGGTGGGACAGTGCTATACGGCATGTATGCACCCTTGGTGCCGGTCATGTTCTCTGTATGTTGAGCCAGCCACTTGTACTGCGGAGGAGGGGCCTTGGTTGGCGGCAAGTCAGTCGTGTAGTGTAGCCAGCCATGCCTGCAACAGAGTACCAGCAAGAAAATTGGTGGAAAGCCATTGCCAGGCTTGCACATACATTTGGCCATTACATGTATTCACACAAACACATCAAACAGGACTAATAATAATTTACAAGACATGGACACCTCATTAAGTGAAAAATTATTTAATACACAATGTTAAAGAAAATTCACAATATACTTAGCATTTACCCAATCATCAGCTGCCTAAACAGCGATGTaatgtacagggttgtccacACTTAGGGAGAGCGTGCGAGCACATGCCCATGCACTTCGGAGCACCAGTGCGTCCGACATGACCGCACATCAAAGCAGAGTGACGTAGGCTAAGAGAGACCACGAGGCGGTGCTTTGTACTGGCTGCTACCTCGGTTCAATGCGTGGCCCCTACAGACACAATAGTGCTCTAAAGAGAGGGGTCAAGCGTTCGTATGTTCACCCTAAGGATGTAAGGCCATGTAAATCATATCTGCTACTTTTGAAAACCATTGCTCACTGTAATCATGGTTGGTCTAGTTTAACCTCAGCGCCTTTCCTAAATGCTGCAAGCATCAGACAGGACCAATGCTTACATTTTCATATCTCGCTCTAAACTACCAAAAAACAAAATGCATAAGATCAGTTTGTGTTTCAGGGTCACTTCAACTTTTGTGGCCACAGAGCAAGGTTTAAATGCACTGAAACCATGACGTGACTGAAACACGTGGGCTCCAAATATTGGCTTGTAACAAATTATTACAGTACCGAAAATGAAAACGATTGTCAGCTTATACACTAAGATTTCACTGCGTAAACTGCTTACATGTAGCCCCCAAGATGAACAACATCGCAGCTTCACTAAATGATTGGTTAAAACACAATGCCATGGCTCACCATTCAGCTGGCACTTGGCTGCCATCGTAATCAAAGTAGTAGTAGTCAGCGTACTCCACCCAGCGGTTGCGTCCTGCAAGTGTGAAAGTTAATAATGTTACTTCAAGATAACAAAGCTGGCAGTGAAAGCTCAAGCAACCAGACCCTACCGAAGAAGAACCTGTTGTCCTCGTAGTACTTGTTTCCATACTTGTCGACGCCTACCAGCGTCCCCATTCGCAATTCGTCCATTCTAGAACGAAATGAAATAGTAAATGCACGTACAGCGTTACCGTGAAACACAAGTTGAAGCTGCAAGATTTAGCAGCGTGACATGCACAATGATATGCTCTACAGGGCGGAAAATTGTACGTACCGCACGCACGACGCTATCACCTAGTTTTAAACTGCTGTGGTATGTAGCTGCACCAAAGTGTGCCTCGCTGTTTGTTTCTCAATGCTCAGCTGTCTCAATGGGAGGGATATATGTGAATCAAATATGACCGACCCTGCATCATTACGGTAAGCTCGGGGTTACGGTTTTCATAAGGCAAGGGAAATATTCAAGTGACAGTTCAAAGGTGATGCAAATTATGATTTTTTTGTAAAATAAAATAGGCAGCAGGGTTTGTTTGTTTGGTTTATTCTTATTACTCGCGACCTAAACCACTTAATTACTACGCCACGATCACTTCTGACGTACGGATATGAGATTCGTAGATATGGTTTACCTCAAAGAGCATTATAATATCCGATTTACTGTAACCCCGGCTACAGGTCACTACATTATGACTTTATTGTTTTCGAAATAAATGACAATCTTCACATCAGCCGCCGGAGCAAACGAAACCTGCGTTTTTGACCTTCGCGTGCACAAACTTGAAAGGGACTGATTAAAGCATGTCTTACCTCCACAACTTAAACGCAGACCTCATGAAACCTCCATTGTGCTTCACGATGTCGAAGAACCGCTGAATCTTGTCGAAACCGAAAAACGATGACATCGTTAGGCCGGGAAATTTTCAACGCGACTTCTTTCGTCGGAGGGCCGAACAGCAGCCATAAGCGGCAGTGGCGGACTCTTGTGCGCAGAGTTGGCGTTGCTTCAAGGCAAAATGCATATTTAATCTTCAAAACAGCGTTTGG contains:
- the ND-B17.2 gene encoding NADH dehydrogenase (ubiquinone) B17.2 subunit yields the protein MSSFFGFDKIQRFFDIVKHNGGFMRSAFKLWRMDELRMGTLVGVDKYGNKYYEDNRFFFGRNRWVEYADYYYFDYDGSQVPAEWHGWLHYTTDLPPTKAPPPQYKWLAQHTENMTGTKGAYMPYSTVPPKIQPWVPPKTARM